The following is a genomic window from Neodiprion pinetum isolate iyNeoPine1 chromosome 3, iyNeoPine1.2, whole genome shotgun sequence.
ttataatattgaaattcattttcacctTTATTTTACAATTCCAATTGTCTGTATAAAAATCGTACTTATCATAAACTAAAGTATCATATAGTTTATTAATactgataatgataataacaacaacagccacaacaacaacaacaacaacaacaacaacaacaacaacaataataataatatataaatccAAAGTATAGCGAATCGTATTTCcattaaatacattttttcccgcattgtcattttttccctccttctaataaattcaatttaaatggCAAAAATGTTTGGCTAGCTGATATGAGGTTCAATGAGAGTAACGCTTAGTGACTAGTCAAGTTTGACAAAACCcttgaatgaataaatggcctttatattaaatttattaataaagcTTCAATacaaagataataaaatttatacaatttataatttaacaaattaaCTCTCAGATCGTTTCtacctatacatacatacatacatacatacatgcatacattacATAGCATAACTAGAATATCAtgtaattgtataaatgtaGATAATTAATGTGATGCGTTACATATTTTCGCCGCTTTATTGTGTATAAATTGAACGCGGTTGAGAAATTCTTATTATCAAATACTCATTATACGCATACATGGTGTTCTGTGCTGCCTCCGTGTACATCCAAGGCTTGgaagaagcgaaaaaaaaaaattaataatgaatgaaaaataaaaataaagaaagcaagaggaagagagagcgaaaaaatgaagaaattctgGACCACTGCAGTTATGCAATGAAAACTTGAATATGCTAGTGTATAAACATACAATATACGAACGGCTGAATTATCGAGTTAACTCAATTCTGTGACAGAAGTGATAAATTATAAAGATATTATTCTTTACAGCTTTGATGGTTCGGCGAACTGTTGCTGTAATTATTGATACGAGTATAGAGGCCATGACGATGATCACGGTATAGTACGTAAAATAGACAAATTCACGATTAATCTATgagttaataataataaacgagaTGATGATCGCTGTTAATCGGTTGGCTGTTTTATACTTGCGTATGAGTATAacttaaatatgaaaataaaaaaagtgtaaTAACAAAGTGCGTAACCATGTTGCGTATATATTACCACTCGTTCAAGAAACGCATAATGAGTAAAGATCAAAAGAATACGTCATTCAAAATCCTGCAGCGCCGTGTCTCgagtatattgtatatataaatattaatcaatATGTACACATTATACACACGTTAATGTGACTAATTGATTTCAtaatatgatttatttaataGCAATGACATTACTAAAACataaaattgttattgttactgttattattatcattcttaatatcattattgttgttattattattatatacataattgcGACGTACAATATGTTgcacattttcaaagaaatgatttgtatatacgagtatatatgTGATATATCAAAGATACGGCACTGtgcatatgcatatacatatattatatatatatatatacatatatatatatatatatatcgtcgTGTGTGAGAgcctgtgtatatatacacacacatttacaattgatgataataacaacataTTGCTATGTGTACACCTAACGTATTGTAAGCTGtccttgtaatttttatataccAACTGCATAATTTACTAgcattatacctatacgtatatatatatatatatatatatatatgtgtgtgtgtgtgtgtgtgggcgTGCGTGcatgcgtgcgtgtgtgtatgtgtgtgcaCGAATATACATTGAAGGCTAtgataaaaagtgaaaaataaaaaaatttcgatgtaaaaataaaacaagaaaagaagTGCTTATCGGATAAAAATACGGCGAAAGAACGGAAAAGAGGCGGagaatagtaataacaataataacaaaacaTCAAATggaatatacatattataaagtaataaattattattattattattgaattagTGAATTATATAATCTAATTACCAATTTATTCAACTTAAGGATCGTGGATCTGTAAAATTGTCACGTGTaacaaacaaagaaaacaCATAATGATAAAACAATGAAGCCATATTGTGTaacattttaattattatttaaacgtTGATCCGGCAATAATACTTATGTACTGTAACGGGTACGGTTTATCTTGGGGCCGAAGCATATGAGATAAATTCGTTATTGTGTGTTCTTTGTCAAATTCTGATGAAACAATAGATTTATAAGGAACCTCCTCTGATGGGTAAAAGCTGGATCGGTTTATCAGACCCAAAAACCCTGGATAGTCGAACTGCACGGACTTGGGTATCACCAAAGCCGCCTTGGATATGTAAACAGGCACCTCCGCCCGTTGTTCCCTTCAGTAAGACAAGGGCTTGTAGGCCGTTGCTTGAAACTGGAGACAAGTGAGAGAGACGTATGTCACCTATTTGGAGATACGGGCTAACCAGTACTCCCTTCTAATCGCGAACTCGGAATAAACAAAGTCGCCTTCCTGTATTTTGTTACGAGTTATTGACCCAAAACACCGCCAACCTTCCAGACCAGGGACTACATTGACTGGCTGTTGGTTTATTCCCCTCCCCTTTTCAAGATAAAGTTATATGCTCGAAAATATGTTGACGACGAGACAGACGAGTGTATGTTTATATAGAATACTTGTTTTAATAGCGATAAATTCAGGTCCAAGGGTCTTTGTCAGTAGACAATGATAtggttttacaaaatttaaccgtagagaaacaaaaaataaaaacaaaattaaagaaataataaaactatCAGAATTTATCGGTTCTGCTCCTAACTTCCCTACAGCTCAAGGGTGAAATACGCTGCTCTATTCAATATTTCCTCTAGAGGTCCCGGGCTATCGTGGACTCTAATTTCTATactcttttcaaatttcggaCTACGCTCTTTGCTTGAATTTCCTCTCTAAATGTCGTGAAGCTAATTTCGATAACTCTCTCTAGACGAGAAACGCTTCGTACCATAATGACGCAACTCGGCGCTTTGCCGGACAATTTGTAACCGCTCTTCGTGGTCCTCCAGTTTTATACTCTCCCAGGGCTGTTGTTGGGTTATCCTGTCGACGTCATTTCCCTATTTGTTTGTCCGGTTGTGGGTCGTCGTCCTCGTATGCGTTGGTCACGGTCGATATCGATGGTGTTCGCGATCAGCTGTCTGTGTTAGTTGTTGTCATGATTTGTGTGTCACGGGCATCGTTGATGTTGAGGCGATTTTGAACAGTTGTCCCTTACAGTACGTAATATTACACGTATTATACCGATCGTATACACATTATTACACTTCGTTACTTTTCTACGATCATGATCACGATCGACTTGTATCATATATATTCTCTGTTACTTGCAGGGGAGAGAATAACgagagtatttttttcttcaactctaCTAGCTGCAAGAAATCAAATACGTAAACAATCTGCTTCCCGAGTGCAAAACGATAAGGTAAACAAGTTTTGAATACTAAAACATTCTCCTAAGGTCATCTAACAATAAGGACTTTTTCTGTAACGTTCGTAACTAAAAACTTTGCATGTGTAAAATATTCGTGAATTgactttcaaatttatcaGACAGATTTGTTTAAGTCATGACGATTTGTAGatagatataattataaacgaattcgaagatttttgaaaatgaaatggtTTATCCCCTTCAGATGAGACATCATTAGTTTTGTCAGTCCTATCCAGTCTTTCCTCAATAACTTATCCGTTTGTTTAAAGATCAAGCTGCATGATAACCCGAGTCATATAAATAAAGATATCGCGCTTTTAACAAACCGATCTATTTCTTCTGGTATGATCCACAGTGAACACACTTCTCCATTACGGCGAAGAATTCGAAAGTGATCAGCGTAGGCGGTTTCTTATTTCTGATTTATATCGTAAACTTGTAAATTGTTGGTGACGGAAACTGTGAGTTTGAAAATGGCAGGTGAGATTCTTagaaatatacgttaaatatAGTTATTAGAAAAGTTTTAGAAACTTGGTTGGATGTAATAATGCCTGAAATACTTCAATGCTTCAGAGATTTCCGTATTGAAGGATGGATTTCAACTCGCAATTCCGAATTCGGCACCGATTCCCATTTTCTACCAGTGGCTGCGCGATCATTGCAGGTATGAATAAGTGGAATTAGTCAAAAAAATCAGACAGATTTTCCCGTAATAACGATTCCCCATGATATTTCCAGGTGTGACGAATGCTACAATGATACAACGAATCAGCGCAAGCTCAGTATTCTCGATTTTCCCCCGGATATATTTCCTCGTGAATACAATCTCTCTGACGGAGTGCTCGACGTCATTTGTAAGATTATTTaatacgtaaaaaaatatcttatcAGGCAATGCTCGCACAGTTTCATGACCTCTTTATCGTCTCGATTTCAAGGGGACGGAGGTCACAGATCAAAATACCAAATTTCTTGGCTGGTGAAGAATGCTAGATTTTTGGGCGACAACCAAGAGCAAAAAATCACCCCTGTTCCTTGGTTCAAGCTCCCGGATGTTGCAAGGATGGAATTGAATTCCTACATGAACACGGACGCAGGTTTATCCGAGGTTCTTTCATCCCTGCTGCGATATGGAGTAGCGTTTGTCACTCATGTGAGTATGGGGTTCGGAAAAAGCCAAGTATTTGTAATTTACGAGAACAATATATTGCGTTACAAGGGCCGAAATTTGGCGGTTGCGACGAGTGTGAAATTTGCGCCTGAGCGAAGCGAGGGCAGCAATCACGCACACACGGTAGTTTTTATGACAAGCGAATGAAAAGCAGTGGGCCTTACTTGGCAGTGTCGCGGGACGTGattggtcaattttttctccctaGGGGCGAAAGTGAGTCAACTGTGGGCTGCTCGTGCGCAAACCCATATCTACAGCACAGATCAAATTGGCTACTTGTTCGTCTCGCTAAATTGCTACGCAGAGTCCCGCACTTTTCATGCACGTgtgataaaaatgtaatttaacCCCATGTTGCGTTTTTGAGGTGGATGCCAGCATGGCCGCGACGGAAAAAGTGATAACCAGAATGGCGCCAGTTCAGAAGACTTTTTACGGcgaaatgtttgaaattcacAACGGCGAGTTCGAAGACGACAGTGACGTCACTCCGAAACTTGATACTGCACTGCCATTGGATGCCGCCTTCTCGAACAACTATCTTGATGCTCATACGGATAATACGTCCTGGTCCGACGCTGCAGGGTAAAGAGTACACAGATATATGGTTTTAGGGTTGAAAAACCAAATACATTTAGGTTTACTCGAATGTCCTGTCGTTTTGCGATTGAGATGTAGGGAAATGCCATTCATACATACAGCCTACATCATCTGGAAATTGAGAATCAGAAAACACGCCCGTTACGAAATTTCCAGAAATGTTATTTACTCTAATGATAGTCAACGCGAATGAAACaatacttttattatttaatcgAAATGAATCTGCGTCAATTAAAATAACACAGGCTATGGTATCAACAATTTGAGCAAATTAGGCTTTATAATTACAGTGTGCAAGGTGGTTGAACTTTGTTGGTTGTTTAACCGATTCCAATGTTTTGGGGTCATTTGTCGAAAATTACCTGAGAAAAATTCGAGAAATCTTATATTGCAGTACGATCAGTTATACATGCACAAATGAAATTATCTCATCCACTCTGGTGATGATTACTTGTAAAACGTTTTTCCGGTAATCTCTACAGGTCTCTAcggttaaaataaaataagctcGGTAACATTCGAATCTAATAAAAGACGCCAAAGTCGAATCATTTTGAACGTTTCGGCTATGAAACCTTTTCTCCAATTGCTAATACCTTACATCTATTGTGTTATTAAAATTCGTATAAATTCATGATTTTATAGTAAGAATGTAGCTGCATTCGTTTTTACTATCTTTCGTGCA
Proteins encoded in this region:
- the LOC124215318 gene encoding trimethyllysine dioxygenase, mitochondrial, whose amino-acid sequence is MAEISVLKDGFQLAIPNSAPIPIFYQWLRDHCRCDECYNDTTNQRKLSILDFPPDIFPREYNLSDGVLDVIWDGGHRSKYQISWLVKNARFLGDNQEQKITPVPWFKLPDVARMELNSYMNTDAGLSEVLSSLLRYGVAFVTHVDASMAATEKVITRMAPVQKTFYGEMFEIHNGEFEDDSDVTPKLDTALPLDAAFSNNYLDAHTDNTSWSDAAGLQVFHCLKPATKGGETILVDGLNVSMLIKQQSPESYERLTRMPISATYIDPGQHHTHVDPLLKLHPVTKELLQIRFQLYDRTVLRTLPYDHIQQHYHDLRLLASVIADKSGETLVKLVPGEVVFIDNWRVLHGRTAYSGSRLLTGGYVARTDWRSRATVMGLIDY